Proteins found in one Acidobacteriota bacterium genomic segment:
- a CDS encoding DUF3883 domain-containing protein, whose product MAKSEQETTALKVAMDHWREVVGCSCKPASGPKGKGYDLGCDHRHVELKGTKKSRPGFRILTSGEFDAARKDPLFELWIVSDIHEGKGSLHIVGREDVLSSAIPVLHWRLPLGTRRLSGYRRARITNRSRGRQA is encoded by the coding sequence ATGGCTAAGAGCGAGCAGGAGACAACGGCCCTCAAGGTGGCGATGGACCATTGGCGCGAGGTAGTAGGTTGTTCCTGCAAGCCCGCTTCAGGGCCGAAGGGCAAGGGGTACGACCTGGGGTGCGACCATCGCCACGTGGAACTCAAGGGCACGAAGAAGTCGAGGCCGGGCTTCCGGATCCTGACCTCAGGCGAATTCGACGCGGCGCGGAAGGACCCGCTCTTCGAATTGTGGATCGTCTCCGACATCCACGAGGGGAAGGGATCGCTCCACATCGTCGGGCGGGAAGACGTCCTTTCGTCGGCGATTCCCGTGCTGCACTGGCGCCTCCCGCTTGGAACCAGGAGGCTCAGCGGTTACCGGCGCGCCCGAATCACGAATAGGAGCAGGGGGAGGCAGGCCTGA